ATGACAGGTATGGCCTCGAATTATACAACTTACACTAATcacagataaggaaaatagggatttaactaagcatggcgcacagaatgtcaaataggcagttaaaataAGTAAGCATGCCcttctagtctaaactaaacaattaaacATATAGGCACAGCCTTGTTCAGTAATAAGGGAACATCCTCTGGAGCTCCAGTTTAGCTGAATGCTAAAGGAAACCTTGGGCAAAATCATACCTTCTTGGGAAATGAGGTGACAACTCTGTTCAGTAGCAAAGGGAATGCAGGTCTTGGATATGGTCATTCTGGAGATGGTAATCACTCAGCTTCTAGCTACAGACCCAGAAAAACAATCTACACTGTGATTATTGCAACTTTAAAGGTCACACTAGGGAAAATTGTTACAAACTGAATGGATATCCACCATATTTTAAGTCAAAGAAGAACTGTGGATTTGGTAATACAGTTAACTATGCTCAGACCAATGTTGGTAATTATATAACTGATACTCCCACTAGCCCTACACAAGCAGGATCTGCTGATCACTTTGAAGGAGTCTCACAGGTGCAACAAGCGAGTCATAACTTCCAAGctggatgtaacgactcggccggtcgttttgagaattagagccccgatccccgatcccctaataactATTTTTCCCACATTTTTTTTCGCTATTGGgacttgccggagtgattggttatggagttcagagagttttgggacacttagtccctagttgtgagtttaagccttagaatttggaccttagtcggaactgtatgaagacagatccggaatggaattccatcgactccgttagctccgttgagtgattttggggttaagaGCGTGTCTAGAATATATTTTGGAGgcctgtagtagatttaggcttgaattggcgaaagttagtttttcgacgatttcggccgatagtgaaaattttgatatcgagctcggaatggaattccgaaagtggttgtaagttcgtaatgtcatttgtgacctgtgtgtaaaatttgagatcattcggactagatttgatatggttcggcgtcgtttgtagaatttagaaaattttaaattcttaggcttgaatccgtgcttaattcatgattttggtattgtttgatgtagtttgaaagctcgactaagtttgtatggtgttttaggattggttggtatatttggttgaggtctcgggggcctcgggtgtgtttcaaatgcttaacggaatgaatttggacttgggaaaaatctggtatttttgctgGTTCtactgtaatcgcacctgcgcaaggctgcccgcaggtgcgagaaatttGGCGCAAAAGCGGAGTTGGGTGGATTGGTCAGGGGTCGCAGGTACGTGGGaaaaggccgcatctgcgatgcccgcaaatgcgcaagaCTGTTCGCAAGTGCGCAAGttacgcagaagcggaagggatttccgtaggcgcgcacgcgcaggtgcagccctttcgtcgcaggtgcgaagggagaGGGGCAAGTGAATTGTGCAGATGCGCACCttttccgcacaagcgcacccgcaggtgcgagcccaggttccgcaggtacggaaatacctgggcagtggtttAAACCAAAGGGCTCCGCGatatttgtcatttttgactttgtaAACTCCAACAAAATTCAACAatggtattttttaattttctcctTCCAAACAATCCACATTATTAAGGATACTATCCGCTGAATTCCAACAAAAAATAAGTAATGAATCTTAAATTTTCTAGAAcgcgtttttttttttaaatttaattgtaTGCTCATCATTGAAAGAAGAAGATTCTAACAGAAGGCTAAAAAGCACTAAGATTTTGTTAATGGAATCAGAATTAAAATGGATGTCCTAGTGGTATCCTCCCAACATAAAAACTTGAAGACTCGTACTAATATCTACTTTGTTATAATGTATTCACTCATTTGTAAAATATAAAAAGTAGTCGTTACTATATTTAGTTTCAATCTTTTACAAGTCTACATCTATTGCCAAAgtagaaaaacaagaaaagaaagatggATGAAACTGTAAATACATTACAAGTGTAAAGTGAAAGGCCGAAAcgataaaaatagaaaaaagttcAAAAAAATGAGTCTTGTTTAGTTATCTAATACAACTCTATCatagcatttaattaattatctcaAAATCCCTTTACTGCCTTGGAAAACTACATCTCCAAGAATTCAGGCCTAGTAGTGAATTTAAAAGGAAGAGTGAATCTAGGAATATGTACATAAATTTAAAAGCATTACAAGGCGAAAATGGTCCATCTCCAATGAACTTGTGACGAGATGGTCACTCTAATGAGATAGCAAGCTCCTGAAAGGTCCTTCCTCGGTGCTCAAAATTTCTGAACTCGTCAAAGCTAGCACAACCAGGACTTAGTACAATGGCATCCCCTACAACCAAAATATATAGTTGAGTACTACTACTTGCAAACTTGAATTCACAGTATCTACTTAACTCAACCCTCAAAATATATGGTCTTCAATGCAATGACAAGGTAGATAGATAATAACAACCTAAACAGGAGATTTTGCAAAGTAAGAGACAAACCACGTTGTGCTATACTCCTTGCTAAGCTCACAGCATTCTTAAGAGTTTTAGCATTCAAACATGGAATTGTAAGGCCATTAGCACAGAGTGTCTTCTGAATCATCACTCCTGAAAATCCAAACTGTAGAACAACGGATACCAGTGTCAATTTTTTCAAAAGCAAAAGTTAATAAAGCATCCGCTGATTTCATCCCGAAGCTACAACAACAGTCACATACAGTGATTACAGCCCGATGGTGTTGAAGAGGTTCTACCAGCTGCTCAAATCCATTAGAAGCCTTTGTCTTTACCTCCTAAAGagaaaatgcaaaagaaaaaagaaaattttacatTTTACGAAAAATTTTGGGCATAGTGTGCACGGGCGAGAGAAgtcatgaatttttttttatttattaaaaaaagatTATTGTGCATCACTTTGAGTACATACAGGatttttatctgatttttgttattttgattTCCTATGCTTATTTCATATGTTTTGCATGGAGCATAACGTTCTTAAAGCATTCCAGATGACTAGGAGGTGATTTTACATGAGAAATAAAAATTACTCTACACTTATAATGTTGCAGGGATGTTACTGACTGGTCACAAGACGAATAAATTTTCTTTTGTCTTGGTTCTAGCATGACCACTGCTGAAGCCCTTAATTTTGTCGTCTCTACTGCACTTACCCTTTAGTTTTTACTTCAGAATCCAAATGTTTTATGACTACATTTTCCAATTTTAGAACTATCAAGCACCATCTCTTCTAATCTGCTCTCAAATCAACTAAGAGCATGCTTTAATCATGCTACAAGCTCTTGATTGCCCCGAACCAACTCAATTCTGTGAAGATTGAGATAGGGACAAAAACACAATAAGTTGGATTAACATTAATGAACCAGTAAGAATTTTAACCTTTGCAAGACCACCAAGTAGAAGCACCGATTTCTGTTCAAAGCCAATCAATCCAGAATATGTTGCTTCAACATTTGTTGCCTTGCTGTCGTCAACCCAAGTTATTTCATCATTGTCTACATGAACtgaaaaaaaattactattaAATTTCTTACCATTGAGCATCCACCGGCAGTATTAGATAGTATTACGTAAAAGAGCTTAatccagaaaatattttttagcagAAACGATATACATTTTCCTGCATGATAATGCATGTTTTATCTTAATATTGTGTCTATGCCGTTTACATTCCTTAGTTATATTCTAGAAGATATATCTGTTTGAAAAAGAAATGAGTTTCAACCTGTCAAAATCACATGCTCCATGAATTTGTACTTGCATTAGACATTCCAGTTGGACATGGATATTTGCATAATAAACTTGTGCAAGGATTTAGTTAATCATCTAGAAGTAAATTTGCAGCTAGgattatttgagcaagaatttCAGACATAAAGACTAAATAAAATGCAAATCAACAAAGAATTGCAGTACAAGATTCCCAGCCATTTACGAAGTCTCTTCTATTTCCCTTTAAAGGGTAATACTGTAGGCCCTTTGATACTCCTTTTGATATCGTATAGAGTTTCATTCCAAATGGGTAGCAGACACAAAAATACTCAAGCATTGCACTGGTATAAATCAATACCCAACCCAAGAGAAGGAAAAGTCGATTGTGTTCTTTTTATCATGTTCCTTCAGCAAATGAATGCTTACATATACTTACTTTTCTGCTTTCATATTGTAAAATGTTAACAGTTTGTCTCTGAAAAAGATGAATGTCGAAGGATACAAACATAGTAATTAACCACAACGAATAGCATAAAGGATGTGGCTTCAACTCACCAACTTGCATTCGATGAGGCAGAGTTCTCAATTTGGAAATAGTTGAGCTTAAAGCTGTAGCGTTGATCTCAATATCCAACCCGATAACCGATAGTGCAGCCACTGCAGCATTAGTGTAATTGTGATTCCCAACTGCCTTCAGCTCACCTAATTTTAGTTGTGAAACACATCCTACTGTAGGAAGCTTTAAGTCAGCAATATTGGCCTCCACATCAACCTTCCAGTTACAGGTAAAAATTTAAGATACTTTGTCACCAAAGACCACCAACTAAATTCTAAGAGGATATGACAAGTGAAAATGTTCGTCTCAATTTCAGCCAGGATGATGGCACAAGAAACACCTATATTTCCTTTGTTATTTATGATTGCTTTAAGCTGCTACCTCATCCATATTCGGTATAGGAAATATTGCTTTTCTGAAGGACCTTAAGATTCATGGCTAAATCTACCAGCCCATTCTCTTTACACAAGTGACAATGCGTGACTCAATTCTTTGATTTCTTGATCTTTAGGTATTAAGAAATAAAGTATCTTACCCTGACACCAGGGCGAGATCCAATCCAAGCAAGATTAACGCCATTTGCGTGATCCATAATTGCTTCATCAAGATACTGGTTTCCTAAATAGATGTGAGGTTGTTAGGCATGCGTGGATATGAGATGGACACCAGTGAACTAATAATAATCTTTGATTCAGAAAAAAATTGAGGCTCGACATCACAGGCATCACACTATTGACCCCAATAGGTCATTTTGCTCTTTTTACCAGCTATTGTCATTCGTCTTTTAAAACAGTGATATCATCATTTCCAATACTTGCATATTTGGTTCCTTATTCAAAGCAAACATAAATTGTAATGGTCATTTGAGACAAGCAAGCCAACATATGGGTAAAACTAGTTTTAGTGTGCCCCATGTGTTTCCTCTAATCACTTACCAAGAGCAATGATACCAATTTTCTGTCCTCTCATGTGCGAAAAAATGCGGCACTTGGTTGCAGCATAGTTCCTCATAGTTTGGTGCCTTTCGAGATGATCAGGAGTAAGATTAAGAATCACAGCAACCTAGACAT
This DNA window, taken from Nicotiana tabacum cultivar K326 chromosome 4, ASM71507v2, whole genome shotgun sequence, encodes the following:
- the LOC107771434 gene encoding uncharacterized protein LOC107771434 isoform X3, with product MSFKLAKNAISHTKIQSCFPKQDLKGQTVAIVGLGKSGIAATKLALARGASVLAIDQNENLRPIFKGKKVLSELDFAAQVIPSCSKILAVTGTNGKSTVATFAGQMLNCLGFETFVGGNLGVPLSEAAFQCLTWSHQRPLQVAVVEVSSYQLEIPPKYFCPSVAVILNLTPDHLERHQTMRNYAATKCRIFSHMRGQKIGIIALGNQYLDEAIMDHANGVNLAWIGSRPGVRVDVEANIADLKLPTVGCVSQLKLGELKAVGNHNYTNAAVAALSVIGLDIEINATALSSTISKLRTLPHRMQVVHVDNDEITWVDDSKATNVEATYSGLIGFEQKSVLLLGGLAKEVKTKASNGFEQLVEPLQHHRAVITFGFSGVMIQKTLCANGLTIPCLNAKTLKNAVSLARSIAQRGDAIVLSPGCASFDEFRNFEHRGRTFQELAISLE
- the LOC107771434 gene encoding uncharacterized protein LOC107771434 isoform X1; this translates as MSFKLAKNAISHTKIQSCFPKQDLKGQTVAIVGLGKSGIAATKLALARGASVLAIDQNENLRPIFKQNVCLDEYNDDLKTVFGNFDNEFLKEADIVVVSPGVPLEKYGLFSMLCSGKKVLSELDFAAQVIPSCSKILAVTGTNGKSTVATFAGQMLNCLGFETFVGGNLGVPLSEAAFQCLTWSHQRPLQVAVVEVSSYQLEIPPKYFCPSVAVILNLTPDHLERHQTMRNYAATKCRIFSHMRGQKIGIIALGNQYLDEAIMDHANGVNLAWIGSRPGVRVDVEANIADLKLPTVGCVSQLKLGELKAVGNHNYTNAAVAALSVIGLDIEINATALSSTISKLRTLPHRMQVVHVDNDEITWVDDSKATNVEATYSGLIGFEQKSVLLLGGLAKEVKTKASNGFEQLVEPLQHHRAVITFGFSGVMIQKTLCANGLTIPCLNAKTLKNAVSLARSIAQRGDAIVLSPGCASFDEFRNFEHRGRTFQELAISLE
- the LOC107771434 gene encoding uncharacterized protein LOC107771434 isoform X2 translates to MSFKLAKNAISHTKIQSCFPKQDLKGQTVAIVGLGKSGIAATKLALARGASVLAIDQNENLRPIFKQNVCLDEYNDDLKTVFGNFDNEFLKEADIVVVSPGVPLEKYGLFSMLCSGKKVLSELDFAAQVIPSCSKILAVTGTNGKSTVATFAGQMLNCLGFETFVGGNLGVPLSEAAFQCLTWSHQRPLQVAVVEVAVILNLTPDHLERHQTMRNYAATKCRIFSHMRGQKIGIIALGNQYLDEAIMDHANGVNLAWIGSRPGVRVDVEANIADLKLPTVGCVSQLKLGELKAVGNHNYTNAAVAALSVIGLDIEINATALSSTISKLRTLPHRMQVVHVDNDEITWVDDSKATNVEATYSGLIGFEQKSVLLLGGLAKEVKTKASNGFEQLVEPLQHHRAVITFGFSGVMIQKTLCANGLTIPCLNAKTLKNAVSLARSIAQRGDAIVLSPGCASFDEFRNFEHRGRTFQELAISLE